CTGAGTCAAGGTATTTCTCCTTGAATTCTTGTACTTCTTTACGAAGATCTTCAAATGCCTCAAAGACATTTGTTTTGCTCATATCAGTATGATTCTGTAGGCTATCATTTTGTTTCAATTCATGAAacttattaattactttttctataCTTGGGGAGCCATAGGAATGTGGTTTTCCAGCTTGTGTAAAGAGAATAAAACCGACATCTGCTCCGGTTAGATTTGAATAGTCTTTTGCTTTCTTGCCCAagccattttttctttttgaaaaagcaACTGTGCGAGCTTCTTTAGACTCAATCAACTTCATTTCGATCTTTTGTCTACCCTTTCCACCCCTCTTATCCATTGCAAAGTAAATAATTAGAGAAGAGAAAAGAtgtgttggttgaataagt
This is a stretch of genomic DNA from Capsicum annuum cultivar UCD-10X-F1 unplaced genomic scaffold, UCD10Xv1.1 ctg1302, whole genome shotgun sequence. It encodes these proteins:
- the LOC124890154 gene encoding agamous-like MADS-box protein AGL29, whose protein sequence is MDKRGGKGRQKIEMKLIESKEARTVAFSKRKNGLGKKAKDYSNLTGADVGFILFTQAGKPHSYGSPSIEKVINKFHELKQNDSLQNHTDMSKTNVFEAFEDLRKEVQEFKEKYLDSEMPIDKHMLENRLKQFEAYKSRLEKIKKEIKGDVPAEQFKFISEVALDLEEMSS